From Camelina sativa cultivar DH55 chromosome 5, Cs, whole genome shotgun sequence:
AcaaattgaccaattaatctataaatttttttgtaaccaacctatatttgatgtataatctcttttataaccaatttataaaaattatatagtctacaaaaaagattgtgtactttcgttttattatataggagatagTATGGTAAAAAGGTATGAACTgggtaaaataagaaaaatacttaggttcacccctaggggtgaacctctccattcaccccctcttctctcagccaatcaaaatcttccatctaatatttcatttaaaaaataaataaaaattaaattaaaaagcaacccaaattaaggaaacaaattctgtatacttttaattaaggaaagttaaatatttggcttggtttagatttttaaactagagtaaaattatatgtcggtttgggtttacaaatgaagtggttagggtttagattttacaattaaaacgaaattatatgtcggtttgggtttacaaatgaggtggttagggtttagattttacaattagaacgaaattatatgtcggtttgggttcacaaatgagatggttagggtttagattttacaagtagaacgaaattatatgtcggtttgggttcacaaatgagatggttagggtttagatttcatatatatcggtttggatttattaaaaagcggtttaattttttaattttataataatgtatacagattttatttccttattttataagggggtgaatagagaggttcacccctaggggtgaacttAAGTATTGTtcgtaaaataatatatttttggaaaaaaatgataaaagaacaaaagaaaacggaAGTTGAAAAGATTGTCTCTTCACCTAtgcaaattctaaaaattagtGACAAATCTTAATTCATTTCATTATCTCAAACCCACTAATAGTAAggttaataatttattgtttaaGAGATCATCGAGTAGCAACGAACGACTAAATTCCAGCAAAAATTTGGGTAAAGAGTAATCCaacgaaaagaagaagagaactatAGCGTTTTAAAATctcatcctactatattaattgagaagtagaaatataaaactaaccttaaaatatgtaaaaaattacattcaattgtcattagaaaaattaattaagcttaattaactaatttaaataaatataattaaattaaaaataaaaaacactcacttatcaaatattaaaaaatctaaaaaaatctaaaaaaatattttctctctctaataaattatggaagaaattactaattattttttttaaacaaatatataaaccaatcagaattttaaaaactaagattttatatcactgtatacaatacaattatttttagtaactaaatttgaagattttgttaagatttcaaattatgattctactatcatctttattttattttatttacaaattgtttaatactttcatataatacttataattaataaaatgcatatttttttgcatatgttgtgatttgaattttttaaaacgaagatatattactcaatgtatgaaaatgtgtgttttaatttccacattagcaggttggtaaaactaaatttatatagatgataaattaataatttttatttactcacaattataatattgaaattactattttatatttcacaaaatatgatgcaaatacaataaataaaaaatataaaactgtaataatacgtcaaaaataaaatactataatattctaaaataattagtattcaaatagactaatagatttatataaaaattaaaaataaatattatctcaaacaaaaaaaataaaacaataatttttattattatattataaacttttttttaaatgttgacccgtgctttaagcacgggatatatcctagttttttaattttaggaatGCTAATGTATGCTATATTTATAAGATTGATGtgtaaaaaacatttaaaacataaagaaaacaaaaaattatgagaAACTTGTGTATGACGCCGTAAAACTAAAACTAGGGTTGCAAAACGTTACTCAGGTTGAAGATGAATGtaaatttacaattttgcctttcattaaattttttccATGTACGTGTTTACAGTTTACGGTGTACGTAATATCGATTATGtgtatatgtatgtgtatgtgtatgtctATTGGTGTACATACTATTTACAGAGTTTGTACATTAGAAACCTATGTTGatttgactaaaaaaatttgattatcaAACTATGTACATTAGAATTATTATACGtacacaatcaacaaacatGAATAACCTAACCTTGATCAATATACATACATGTTATTAAAGATTTAAACGTATGATAAGAATTTTCAAAAAGTGTTTAGGATATACCACATAGGAACAACAGTCTTGACTTCGTAAAAGGAGGTAACTTTTTCCATGCATCATCCCCTCTAACATTTTTTACTGCCACTTCTTTAGCTTTTCAAGCAGTAAAATACGATATGCGAACATTCATGTCATTTTAGATAAGATGGGAAACCTTAATAGCTTTAGGaggtactatttttttttttttttgctaaagcAGTAAATATCATATTAGATGAAAGTGATTCGGTTTTTACAAAATTGTGACCGAGCTATTTGGTTCCttggcaaaaaaagaaaaaacaaggaaacaaaaagaatacaCCCACAGATTATAATCGAATAAACAGAACCTTTTACATAATCCAAAGGGACATGAGGGTTCTGAATTTTTTGCTCTGCTTTCTGGCAGTGATAGAGTTGATAATCTCTCGTTCAATCTGCTTGAAGACTTCTTGCGAGGGAATCACCTGAGAGTTGTGAAGCATGTTGTTCCTCTGTTTCCAGATCGCGTAGACAGTAGCCTGTCCCACTAGTTTCCTCAGAACTGATGGTGAGGTTGTAATTGTGGTCGACATCCAATGGATAAGGTCATTCCAGGACTGAAACAGGCGAGGGAGAAGCTTGAGCCTCAGAAACACCTTGTCCCATATAGCACGACTAAAAGGAAAAGATAAGAAGAGGTGGTAACGGGTTTCAACCTCTCTGGAGCATAGGACACAAAGAGGAGAAACCTGCATTCCCCATGAAACTAACCTTGACCTTGTTGGTAGCCTATCGAGATGGGAAACCCACATACAAAAAGCATATTTCGGAATAGAACCCTTAAACCAGATCGAATTTGCCCAAGATTTGGGGTCTTCTCTTTGTCTGATCGAATGCCAAGTGACCGATGAGGAGAAACCATTACAAGGCACATTATCTACAACCCAATCGTAAGAATCTTCAGCTTCTGCATTTAGAGGTAGTGACACTGTAGTAAGGTGCATTTGGAGTTGTAGAGCTTCATCTGATCTTGGTGAGGGAAGCTTCCAAGCTGATCCAAGCGTGGCATTAGCCACCGAGGCTGAGATTGGGATTCTTAGAGACCTTGGGCCATCACATCCCAAAAACTTGATGAGTGGTCCAAACGGGGTCCAGGGGTCCCCCCAGAAACTTGCACCTGAACCGTTTCCCACATTGCACCGAAGGAACCTCTCTGCTAGNNNNNNNNNNNNNNNNNNNNNNNNNNNNNNNNNNNNNNNNNNNNNNNNNNNNNNNNNNNNNNNNNNNNNNNNNNNNNNNNNNNNNNNNNNNNNNNNNNNNNNNNNNNNNNNNNNNNNNNNNNNNNNNNNNNNNNNNNNNNNNNNNNNNNNNNNNNNNNNNNNNNNNNNNNNNNNNNNNNNNNNNNNNNNNNNNNNNNNNNNNNNNNNNNNNNNNNNNNNNNNNNNNNNNNNNNNNNNNNNNNNNNNNNNNNNNNNNNNNNNNNNNNNNNNNNNNNNNNNNNNNNNNNNNNNNNNNNNNNNNNNNNNNNNNNNNNNNNNNNNNNNNNNNNNNNNNNNNNNNNNNNNNNNNNNNNNNNNNNNNNNNNNNNNNNNNNNNNNNNNNNNNNNNNNNNNNNNNNNNNNNNNNNNNNNNNNNNNNNNNNNNNNNNNNNNNNNNNNNNNNNNNNNNNNNNNNNNNNNNNNNNNNNNNNNNNNNNNNNNNNNNNNNNNNNNNNNNNNNNNNNNNNNNNNNNNNNNNNNNNNNNNNNNNNNNNNNNNNNNNNNNNNNNNNNNNNNNNNNNNNNNNNNNNNNNNNNNNNNNNNNNNNNNNNNNNNNNNNNNNNNNNNNNNNNNNNNNNNNNNNNNNNNNNNNNNNNNNNNNNNNNNNNNNNNNNNNNNNNNNNNNNNNNNNNNNNNNNNNNNNNNNNNNNNNNNNNNNNNNNNNNNNNNNNNNNNNNNNNNNNNNNNNNNNNNNNNNNNNNNNNNNNNNNNNNNNNNNNNNNNNNNNNNNNNNNNNNNNNNNNNNNNNNNNNNNNNNNNNNNNNNNNNNNNNNNNNNNNNNNNNNNNNNNNNNNNNNNNNNNNNNNNNNNNNNNNNNNNNNNNNNNNNNNNNNNNNNNNNNNNNNNNNNNNNNNNNNNNNNNNNNNNNNNNNNNNNNNNNNNNNNNNNNNNNNNNNNNNNNNNNNNNNNNNNNNNNNNNNNNNNNNNNNNNNNNNNNNNNNNNNNNNNNNNNNNNNNNNNNNNNNNNNNNNNNNNNNNNNNNNNNNNNNNNNNNNNNNNNNNNNNNNNNNNNNNNNNNNNNNNNNNNNNNNNNNNNNNNNNNNNNNNNNNNNNNNNNNNNNNNNNNNNNNNNNNNNNNNNNNNNNNNNNNNNNNNNNNNNNNNNNNNNNNNNNNNNNNNNNNNNNNNNNNNNNNNNNNNNNNNNNNNNNNNNNNNNNNNNNNNNNNNNNNNNNNNNNNNNNNNNNNNNNNNNNNNNNNNNNNNNNNNNNNNNNNNNNNNNNNNNNNNNNNNNNNNNNNNNNNNNNNNNNNNNNNNNNNNNNNNNNNNNNNNNNNNNNNNNNNNNNNNNNNNNNNNNNNNNNNNNNNNNNNNNNNNNNNNNNNNNNNNNNNNNNNNNNNNNNNNNNNNNNNNNNNNNNNNNNNNNNNNNNNNNNNNNNNNNNNNNNNNNNNNNNNNNNNNNNNNNNNNNNNNNNNNNNNNNNNNNNNNNNNNNNNNNNNNNNNNNNNNNNNNNNNNNNNNNNNNNNNNNNNNNNNNNNNNNNNNNNNNNNNNNNNNNNNNNNNNNNNNNNNNNNNNNNNNNNNNNNNNNNNNNNNNNNNNNNNNNNNNNNNNNNNNNNNNNNNNNNNNNNNNNNNNNNNNNNNNNNNNNNNNNNNNNNNNNNNNNNNNNNNNNNNNNNNNNNNNNNNNNNNNNNNNNNNNNNNNNNNNNNNNNNNNNNNNNNNNNNNNNNNNNNNNNNNNNNNNNNNNNNNNNNNNNNNNNNNNNNNNNNNNNNNNNNNNNNNNNNNNNNNNNNNNNNNNNNNNNNNNNNNNNNNNNNNNNNNNNNNNNNNNNNNNNNNNNNNNNNNNNNNNNNNNNNNNNNNNNNNNNNNNNNNNNNNNNNNNNNNNNNNNNNNNNNNNNNNNNNNNNNNNNNNNNNNNNNNNNNNNNNNNNNNNNNNNNNNNNNNNNNNNNNNNNNNNNNNNNNNNNNNNNNNNNNNNNNNNNNNNNNNNNNNNNNNNNNNNNNNNNNNNNNNNNNNNNNNNNNNNNNNNNNNNNNNNNNNNNNNNNNNNNNNNNNNNNNNNNNNNNNNNNNNNNNNNNNNNNNNNNNNNNNNNNNNNNNNNNNNNNNNNNNNNNNNNNNNNNNNNNNNNNNNNNNNNNNNNNNNNNNNNNNNNNNNNNNNNNNNNNNNNNNNNNNNNNNNNNNNNNNNNNNNNNNNNNNNNNNNNNNNNNNNNNNNNNNNNNNNNNNNNNNNNNNNNNNNNNNNNNNNNNNNNNNNNNNNNNNNNNNNNNNNNNNNNNNNNNNNNNNNNNNNNNNNNNNNNNNNNNNNNNNNNNNNNNNNNNNNNNNNNNNNNNNNNNNNNNNNNNNNNNNNNNNNNNNNNNNNNNNNNNNNNNNNNNNNNNNNNNNNNNNNNNNNNNNNNNNNNNNNNNNNNNNNNNNNNNNNNNNNNNNNNNNNNNNNNNNNNNNNNNNNNNNNNNNNNNNNNNNNNNNNNNNNNNNNNNNNNNNNNNNNNNNNNNNNNNNNNNNNNNNNNNNNNNNNNNNNNNNNNNNNNNNNNNNNNNNNNNNNNNNNNNNNNNNNNNNNNNNNNNNNNNNNNNNNNNNNNNNNNNNNNNNNNNNNNNNNNNNNNNNNNNNNNNNNNNNNNNNNNNNNNNNNNNNNNNgttagggtttagattttacaattagaacgaaattatatgtcggtttgggttcacaaatgagatggttagggtttagattttacaagtagaacgaaattatatgtcggtttgggttcacaaatgagatggttagggtttagatttcatatatatcggtttggatttattaaaaagcggtttaattttttaattttataataatgtatacagattttatttccttattttataagggggtgaatagagaggttcacccctaggggtgaacttAAGTATTGTtcgtaaaataatatatttttggaaaaaaatgataaaagaacaaaagaaaacggaAGTTGAAAAGATTGTCTCTTCACCTAtgcaaattctaaaaattagtGACAAATCTTAATTCATTTCATTATCTCAAACCCACTAATAGTAAggttaataatttattgtttaaGAGATCATCGAGTAGCAACGAACGACTAAATTCCAGCAAAAATTTGGGTAAAGAGTAATCCaacgaaaagaagaagagaactatAGCGTTTTAAAATctcatcctactatattaattgagaagtagaaatataaaactaaccttaaaatatgtaaaaaattacattcaattgtcattagaaaaattaattaagcttaattaactaatttaaataaatataattaaattaaaaataaaaaacactcacttatcaaatattaaaaaatctaaaaaaatctaaaaaaatattttctctctctaataaattatggaagaaattactaattattttttttaaacaaatatataaaccaatcagaattttaaaaactaag
This genomic window contains:
- the LOC109132797 gene encoding uncharacterized protein LOC109132797, giving the protein MWVSHLDRLPTRSRLVSWGMQVSPLCVLCSREVETRYHLFLSFPFSRAIWDKVFLRLKLLPRLFQSWNDLIHWMSTTITTSPSVLRKLVGQATVYAIWKQRNNMLHNSQVIPSQEVFKQIEREIINSITARKQSKKFRTLMSLWIM